From the genome of Psychrilyobacter atlanticus DSM 19335, one region includes:
- a CDS encoding type I restriction-modification system subunit M: MSEHKQELEKRLWAIANELRGNMGADEFRDYILGFIFFKFLSEKIEDFANEELKEDGITFIDAVKDSELMEELKEAIIDELGYFIEPKYLFHNLSERARNKEMVIEDLTKALKLVEESALGHDSEQDFTGLFEDVDLTSSKLGRTVEQKNTLISEVIKHLDEIKFKHEDTEIDVLGDAYEYLIGEFASGAGKKAGEFYTPQQVSKILAKLVTANKTKLKSVYDPTCGSGSLLLRVAKESKVSHFYGQELNTTTYNLARMNMILHDVKFSDFDILQGDTLEEPHHREERFEAVVANPPFSAKWSANQIFLSDERFASYGKLAPKTKADFAFVQHMIHQLDDNGTMATVLPHGVLFRGAAEGTIRKYLLEEKNYLDAVIGLPANIFYGTSIPTCVLVFKKCREVSDNVLFIDASKLFEKNKNQNMLKDSDVEKIIETYKKREGIEKFSHLATMEEIKENDYNLNIPRYVDTFEEEEEIDLKETAKKIKALDESMKDIDEEIKRYCEELGIEAPMV; this comes from the coding sequence ATGTCAGAACATAAGCAGGAATTAGAGAAAAGACTATGGGCAATAGCCAATGAACTAAGAGGAAATATGGGAGCAGATGAATTTAGAGATTATATTTTAGGATTTATATTCTTTAAATTTTTATCTGAAAAAATAGAAGATTTTGCAAATGAAGAATTAAAAGAAGATGGAATTACATTTATAGATGCTGTTAAAGACAGTGAGTTAATGGAAGAATTAAAAGAAGCTATTATAGATGAATTAGGATATTTTATTGAACCAAAATACTTATTCCATAATCTATCTGAAAGAGCTAGAAATAAAGAGATGGTTATAGAAGATCTAACTAAAGCTTTAAAACTTGTAGAAGAATCAGCATTAGGTCATGACAGTGAACAGGATTTTACAGGTTTATTTGAAGATGTAGACCTTACATCCAGTAAATTAGGAAGAACTGTAGAACAGAAAAATACATTAATATCTGAAGTAATAAAACATTTGGATGAAATAAAATTTAAACATGAAGACACAGAGATAGATGTATTAGGAGATGCCTATGAATACCTTATAGGAGAATTTGCAAGTGGAGCAGGTAAAAAGGCAGGAGAGTTTTATACTCCTCAACAGGTATCAAAGATACTTGCAAAATTAGTAACAGCAAATAAAACAAAATTAAAATCTGTATATGACCCTACTTGTGGATCAGGATCACTTCTTCTAAGAGTAGCTAAAGAAAGCAAAGTAAGTCATTTTTATGGGCAGGAATTAAATACTACCACATATAACTTGGCTCGGATGAACATGATATTACATGATGTTAAATTTAGTGATTTTGATATCTTACAGGGAGATACACTAGAAGAACCTCATCACAGAGAGGAAAGGTTTGAAGCTGTAGTGGCTAATCCTCCATTTTCTGCAAAATGGTCTGCTAATCAGATATTTTTATCTGATGAAAGATTTGCTAGTTATGGTAAGTTAGCACCGAAAACTAAGGCTGATTTTGCTTTTGTACAACATATGATCCATCAATTAGATGATAACGGGACTATGGCAACTGTATTACCTCATGGAGTATTATTTAGAGGAGCAGCTGAAGGAACTATCAGGAAATACCTGTTGGAAGAAAAAAACTATCTAGATGCAGTAATCGGACTACCGGCTAATATATTTTATGGGACATCTATCCCAACTTGTGTTTTAGTTTTTAAAAAGTGCAGGGAAGTATCGGATAACGTATTATTCATAGATGCAAGTAAATTATTTGAAAAGAATAAGAATCAAAATATGTTGAAAGACAGTGACGTAGAAAAAATAATTGAAACTTACAAAAAAAGAGAAGGGATAGAGAAGTTTTCCCACCTAGCTACTATGGAAGAGATAAAAGAAAATGACTATAATCTCAATATCCCAAGATATGTTGATACATTTGAAGAGGAAGAGGAAATAGATTTAAAAGAAACAGCTAAAAAAATAAAAGCATTAGATGAAAGTATGAAAGATATTGATGAAGAAATAAAAAGGTATTGTGAGGAGCTTGGAATAGAAGCTCCAATGGTTTAG
- a CDS encoding DUF5677 domain-containing protein has product MELDCFQEKTELINEMSKEFVSIIDELFRDFYKVFKEINKIKIIGVTENLTLMLSREALEKIDGIKILGSYASADNINILMRCLIELTCEILFILKKNSEKRAMSYLYFKQEDFLKYKKKALDELDKEFNKEYKDLETFKESIEDKSAKEKQQKKLKEARINYTVMVEDLKSFKEKIKDELVKVNKKKKGRVKWYDLYNDNSNSYRGLFNGPFKIYSMSVHGQTSIIHNRMNESGILELRSLRYPKDIELALEGVFTAVNELIKAIEEKLLKKDTTYLKEWAKEKDIKIKNFKKKYENKFK; this is encoded by the coding sequence ATGGAATTGGATTGCTTTCAAGAAAAAACTGAACTTATAAATGAGATGAGTAAGGAATTTGTATCTATAATAGATGAATTATTCAGAGATTTTTATAAAGTATTTAAAGAAATAAATAAAATTAAAATTATTGGGGTTACGGAAAACCTTACATTAATGCTGAGTAGAGAAGCTTTAGAAAAAATAGATGGGATAAAAATATTAGGAAGTTATGCTTCGGCAGATAATATAAATATTTTAATGCGATGTCTTATCGAATTGACTTGCGAAATTTTGTTTATTTTAAAAAAAAATTCTGAAAAGAGAGCTATGTCATATTTATATTTTAAACAAGAAGACTTTCTTAAATATAAAAAAAAGGCACTCGATGAACTTGATAAAGAATTCAATAAAGAATATAAAGACTTGGAAACTTTTAAAGAAAGTATAGAAGATAAATCAGCCAAGGAAAAACAACAAAAGAAACTAAAAGAGGCCCGAATAAATTATACTGTAATGGTTGAGGACTTAAAAAGTTTTAAAGAAAAAATAAAAGATGAATTAGTCAAGGTGAATAAAAAAAAGAAAGGGAGAGTAAAATGGTATGACCTTTATAATGATAATAGTAATTCTTATAGAGGACTTTTTAATGGGCCATTTAAAATTTATTCTATGAGTGTTCATGGACAAACTTCAATTATACACAATAGAATGAATGAGTCTGGGATATTAGAACTAAGATCTTTAAGATATCCAAAAGATATAGAACTTGCTCTAGAAGGTGTTTTTACTGCAGTAAATGAACTGATCAAAGCAATCGAAGAAAAATTATTAAAAAAAGATACTACATACTTAAAAGAATGGGCTAAAGAGAAAGATATAAAAATTAAAAATTTCAAAAAAAAATATGAGAATAAATTCAAATAA
- a CDS encoding type I restriction endonuclease subunit R codes for MCTQSEAALENKLIDQLVSQGYEKVCIDDEAKLQINFRKQLEIHNKIYLSDREFERVLIHLSGGSVFEKAKKIRDKFELNRDNGDIFYLEFFNQKEWCKNIFQVSNQITMVGKYKNRYDVTILINGIPMVQIELKRRGIELKEAFNQVNRYHKHSYQGLFHYIQLFVISNGVNTKYYANNRYQSFKQTFYWTDIENNRYSELNKFTDIFLEKCHLAKIIAKYIVLHESDQILMALRPYQYYAVEKILNRVETSPGKNGYIWHTTGSGKTLTSFKASQILTQNKNIEKVLFVVDRKDLDYQTIKEFNAFSKGSIDGTDNTNHLVKQITDNKTKLIITTIQKLNNAISKGNLEKKMSIAKDKRMVFIFDECHRSQFGDTHNKITEFFNQKQFFGFTGTPIFADNAIKHKTTADLFNDCLHKYVIKDAISDDNVLGFSVEYYNTFKSKCLIGPDGEDLPVDDLKVQGIDTKEVFNAPQRLENISKFIIANHTRKTYGKEFTSIFAISSIDTLIKYYDLLKSQDHNLKIATIFTYSANEEDLEADGYTEEEKEKTNKHTRDKLDEIVTEYNTTFGTNHDLNKDGGFNGYYIDISKKVKKQKIDILLVVNMFLTGFDSKGLNTLYVDKNLKYHGLVQAFSRTNRLLNEKKKHGNIVCFRNLKNRTDEAIKLFSNKEALETVLMKEYSAYVDEFNGYLEKLTAITPSVDSVDDLQSEDDIAHFVQAYRNLLRVMTRLTSFSEFSFDVLDIDHQTFEDYKSKYLDIFEKYKNTNENGIEKTSIIDELDFEIDLIRRDDINVAYIMALLKELDPKAEGFAKDKEFILKAIENAPELRSKKKLIEKFIEENVPHLDNPENIEDEFDKFIQVEKESAINNLVEDEQLDREGMENIMSEYEYSNKFDRKQIKGAFTQKLGFRDGKAKIELIKDQVAEIVHKYTW; via the coding sequence ATGTGCACACAATCAGAAGCAGCACTTGAAAATAAACTTATAGATCAGCTAGTATCACAAGGGTATGAAAAAGTTTGTATAGATGATGAAGCCAAACTTCAAATAAACTTTAGAAAACAGCTTGAGATTCATAATAAGATATATCTTTCTGACAGAGAATTTGAAAGAGTTCTTATCCATTTGTCTGGAGGGAGTGTATTTGAAAAAGCCAAGAAAATAAGAGATAAATTTGAATTAAACCGAGATAATGGAGATATTTTTTATTTAGAATTCTTTAATCAAAAAGAGTGGTGTAAAAATATATTTCAGGTTTCTAATCAAATTACCATGGTAGGAAAATATAAAAATAGATATGATGTGACTATTCTTATAAATGGAATTCCCATGGTACAGATCGAACTAAAGAGAAGAGGGATAGAACTTAAAGAAGCATTTAACCAGGTAAACAGATATCATAAACATTCTTATCAGGGATTATTTCACTATATCCAGCTGTTTGTAATAAGTAACGGTGTAAATACAAAATATTATGCCAATAACAGGTATCAGTCGTTTAAGCAGACTTTTTATTGGACTGACATTGAAAATAACAGATATAGTGAGTTAAATAAATTTACAGATATATTCTTGGAAAAATGTCATTTAGCTAAGATTATAGCTAAATATATAGTGCTTCATGAATCGGACCAAATATTGATGGCACTGAGACCATATCAGTATTATGCAGTAGAAAAAATCTTGAACAGAGTTGAAACTTCACCAGGTAAAAATGGTTATATCTGGCATACTACCGGGTCAGGGAAAACCCTTACTTCATTTAAGGCAAGTCAAATTCTTACTCAGAATAAAAATATAGAAAAAGTATTATTTGTAGTAGACAGAAAAGATCTGGATTATCAGACTATAAAAGAATTTAATGCTTTTTCAAAGGGAAGTATAGATGGTACAGATAACACCAATCACCTGGTAAAACAGATAACAGATAATAAAACTAAACTAATAATTACCACTATCCAAAAATTAAATAATGCTATTAGTAAGGGAAATTTAGAGAAAAAAATGAGTATAGCAAAAGATAAAAGGATGGTATTTATATTTGATGAGTGTCACAGATCCCAGTTTGGAGATACACATAATAAGATAACTGAATTTTTTAATCAAAAACAATTTTTCGGATTTACCGGTACACCTATATTTGCAGATAATGCAATAAAACATAAAACTACTGCAGATCTTTTTAATGACTGTTTACATAAATATGTGATTAAAGATGCCATAAGTGATGACAATGTATTGGGATTTTCAGTGGAATATTATAATACATTTAAGTCCAAGTGTCTCATCGGGCCTGATGGAGAAGATCTCCCGGTAGATGATCTCAAAGTTCAGGGTATAGATACCAAAGAGGTCTTTAATGCTCCCCAAAGATTAGAAAATATTTCAAAATTTATAATTGCTAATCATACCAGGAAAACATATGGTAAAGAGTTTACATCTATTTTTGCAATTAGTTCTATCGATACATTGATTAAATATTATGATTTGCTTAAAAGCCAGGACCATAATCTAAAAATAGCTACAATATTTACATATTCAGCTAATGAAGAAGATCTGGAAGCAGATGGTTATACTGAAGAAGAGAAAGAAAAAACTAATAAGCATACAAGAGATAAGCTAGATGAAATAGTTACTGAGTATAATACTACATTTGGAACTAACCATGACCTAAACAAAGATGGCGGGTTTAATGGGTATTATATTGATATTTCCAAGAAAGTAAAAAAACAAAAGATAGATATTCTATTAGTAGTAAATATGTTCCTAACAGGTTTTGACAGTAAAGGATTAAATACACTTTATGTAGATAAAAATTTAAAATATCATGGACTTGTTCAGGCATTTTCAAGAACTAATAGGTTATTAAATGAAAAGAAAAAGCATGGAAATATAGTTTGTTTTAGAAATCTAAAAAATAGAACAGATGAAGCTATAAAATTATTTTCTAATAAAGAAGCTTTAGAGACTGTATTAATGAAAGAATATTCTGCATATGTAGATGAATTTAATGGTTATTTAGAAAAACTAACAGCAATAACTCCAAGTGTAGATTCAGTAGATGACCTGCAGAGTGAAGATGATATAGCACATTTTGTCCAAGCATATAGAAACCTGCTCAGAGTTATGACTAGATTAACTAGTTTTAGTGAGTTTTCTTTTGATGTATTAGATATAGATCATCAGACATTTGAAGATTATAAAAGTAAATATCTAGATATTTTTGAAAAATATAAAAATACAAATGAAAATGGAATTGAGAAAACGTCTATAATAGATGAATTGGATTTTGAAATAGATCTTATCAGAAGAGATGATATAAATGTGGCTTATATCATGGCTTTATTAAAGGAACTTGATCCTAAAGCTGAAGGTTTTGCCAAGGATAAAGAGTTTATACTAAAAGCTATAGAAAATGCACCTGAACTTAGAAGTAAGAAGAAACTTATAGAGAAATTTATAGAAGAAAATGTACCTCATTTGGATAATCCGGAAAATATCGAAGATGAATTCGATAAATTTATACAAGTAGAAAAAGAAAGTGCGATAAATAACCTTGTAGAAGATGAACAGTTGGATAGAGAGGGAATGGAAAATATAATGAGTGAATATGAATATTCCAACAAGTTTGACAGAAAACAGATAAAGGGAGCTTTCACACAAAAATTAGGATTTAGAGATGGAAAAGCAAAAATAGAATTAATCAAAGACCAGGTTGCAGAGATTGTACATAAGTATACTTGGTAG
- a CDS encoding S24 family peptidase, which translates to MKLNNDQMIKLGELLKNGRSNKKLTLEQVKIKLDFLNLKISKSDVQRLENAERKVPNAILLKSLCKIYDLDVIKVFNEIGYLNIPSNVKRINSRIETQKTTVPMYGTASAGPGYINLSDMIDEEFVIPAEDYAPGRFAVRVEGDSMTRMGKKSIFDGSVALVDPGMCEDPKELNKKVCVFTYNEETFIKQLLIDSQNIIQLVSFNPDVPALIILNSEELKCEGKVIKTYYEDEWN; encoded by the coding sequence ATGAAATTAAATAATGACCAAATGATTAAATTAGGAGAATTATTGAAAAATGGTCGTTCAAATAAAAAATTAACATTAGAACAGGTAAAAATAAAATTAGATTTTTTAAATCTAAAAATTAGTAAGAGTGATGTTCAAAGGTTGGAAAATGCAGAGAGAAAAGTTCCCAATGCAATATTGCTAAAAAGCTTATGCAAAATATACGATCTTGATGTAATTAAAGTATTTAACGAGATAGGCTATTTAAACATACCATCAAATGTAAAAAGAATAAATTCTAGAATCGAAACTCAAAAAACTACAGTTCCAATGTATGGAACTGCAAGTGCAGGTCCAGGATATATAAATTTATCAGATATGATTGATGAAGAATTTGTTATTCCGGCAGAAGACTATGCTCCAGGAAGATTTGCAGTGAGGGTAGAAGGAGATTCCATGACTAGGATGGGGAAAAAATCTATTTTTGATGGATCAGTAGCGTTGGTAGACCCTGGAATGTGTGAAGACCCTAAAGAACTGAATAAAAAAGTTTGTGTGTTTACGTATAATGAGGAGACTTTTATAAAACAATTATTAATAGATAGTCAGAATATTATCCAATTAGTATCATTTAACCCTGATGTTCCTGCATTAATAATTTTAAATAGTGAGGAATTAAAGTGTGAAGGAAAGGTAATAAAAACATATTATGAGGATGAATGGAATTAA
- a CDS encoding helix-turn-helix domain-containing protein — protein MIKNHLSKLMGEKRYSIVEVSRLTGMSPSTISNIYNEKIKRMDYDTIDKLCKLFDCKIQDLIEYIPKEDSK, from the coding sequence ATGATTAAAAATCACCTATCAAAACTTATGGGAGAAAAAAGATATTCTATAGTTGAAGTATCAAGGTTGACTGGAATGAGTCCATCGACTATTTCAAATATTTATAATGAAAAAATCAAAAGAATGGATTATGACACGATAGATAAGCTTTGCAAATTATTCGATTGCAAAATTCAAGACCTAATCGAGTACATTCCAAAAGAAGACTCAAAGTAA
- a CDS encoding recombinase family protein: protein MMKNKKGIIYVRESTKDQDWEAQLIECRNYAAKLGIEVVKEYVDQMSGARNDRKGFLELQDDIKNAEFDILILWELSRATRDFITYRLLFQSLKEADIELHSLQEGILATDDDIDKNFGIDIMALLNERERKIVGRRIKIRKDSLRYSGRWGGGRTPLGYSSNGPELFINDDAPLVREIFNLYSKGESIAAIARKFGMNDRKRVGRILKNPLYTGKIVIATESVNGKTKVYNPPKLIDGLHEPIISEELFYSINKIRKSNKPKSYKDHYLFNNVICQCGKKAYPCRNKHGHLTYDCLNHVHWHSGAMLEEQVIDILEKEMEKMTLEDDDPNNPKVRITLYENELKKIITKEKNLLTKYLDGKVTESLFDSTSLELSKTKKGIQEEIKSLKEYKPNTINIDNKTLLKKYLKKIKNEKDRKKIKKILNLIIYEIKYVNNFRAVVITNLI, encoded by the coding sequence ATGATGAAGAATAAAAAAGGAATAATTTATGTCAGAGAATCCACCAAAGACCAGGACTGGGAAGCTCAGCTTATAGAGTGTAGAAATTATGCTGCTAAACTGGGAATCGAAGTTGTAAAGGAATATGTAGATCAGATGTCCGGAGCCAGGAACGACCGGAAAGGATTCCTTGAGCTTCAGGATGATATAAAAAATGCTGAATTTGATATCTTAATCCTATGGGAACTTTCTCGTGCCACCAGGGATTTCATAACCTATCGACTTCTATTCCAGAGTCTAAAAGAAGCCGATATAGAACTTCACTCCCTTCAGGAAGGTATCCTGGCTACTGATGATGATATAGATAAAAACTTTGGTATAGACATTATGGCTCTCCTAAACGAGAGGGAAAGAAAGATCGTCGGCCGTAGGATAAAAATAAGAAAAGACTCCCTCAGATATTCCGGTAGATGGGGAGGAGGGAGAACTCCCCTTGGATACTCCAGTAATGGCCCTGAATTATTTATAAATGATGATGCTCCCTTAGTTCGTGAGATCTTTAATCTCTATTCAAAAGGTGAATCTATAGCAGCTATAGCTAGAAAATTTGGAATGAATGATCGAAAAAGAGTAGGCAGAATATTAAAAAATCCATTATATACCGGTAAAATAGTTATAGCCACTGAATCTGTCAATGGAAAAACTAAAGTATACAACCCCCCTAAACTAATAGACGGGCTCCATGAACCCATCATCTCTGAAGAATTATTCTATTCCATCAATAAAATCAGGAAAAGTAATAAACCTAAGAGTTATAAAGATCATTATCTATTCAATAATGTAATCTGCCAATGTGGAAAAAAAGCCTATCCCTGCAGAAATAAACATGGTCACCTCACATATGATTGTTTGAACCACGTACACTGGCATAGTGGCGCTATGTTGGAGGAACAGGTTATTGATATCTTAGAAAAAGAGATGGAAAAAATGACCCTAGAAGATGATGATCCAAACAATCCAAAAGTAAGAATTACCCTCTATGAAAATGAACTAAAAAAAATTATAACCAAGGAAAAAAACTTGTTAACTAAATACCTGGATGGAAAAGTTACTGAATCCCTTTTTGATTCTACTAGTTTAGAATTATCCAAAACAAAGAAAGGGATCCAGGAAGAAATAAAATCATTGAAAGAATACAAACCTAATACTATTAATATAGATAACAAAACTCTGTTAAAAAAGTACCTGAAAAAAATTAAAAATGAAAAGGACCGAAAAAAGATAAAGAAAATATTGAATTTAATAATTTATGAAATTAAATACGTTAATAATTTTAGAGCTGTAGTTATCACTAACCTTATTTAG
- a CDS encoding SDR family NAD(P)-dependent oxidoreductase: MKKIVLITGASSGIGRAAALRYADKSYDLILVARRLDKLAELRDEILGLKNIEIQLLQIDISNSKEVENSINSLEDKWKKIDILVNSAGLALGMDKIHESEYNSFDNVVDVNIKGLLYMSKKIISLMLEAKVNGHVVNLGSTAGRGAYAGGGVYCASKAAVKTLSDAMRIDLIDTPIRVTNIEPGMVETPFSNIRFRGDDKKAENVYKGIEALTPDDVAEVIVYTTSLPQNVQVCELMLTPNKQATGRDIYKLTNLDEK; encoded by the coding sequence ATGAAAAAAATTGTTTTAATAACAGGAGCTAGTTCAGGAATAGGTAGAGCAGCAGCACTTAGATACGCAGACAAATCTTATGATTTAATTTTGGTGGCAAGAAGGTTAGATAAGTTAGCGGAACTTAGAGATGAGATATTAGGACTAAAAAATATTGAAATTCAACTTCTACAGATAGATATATCTAATTCAAAAGAAGTTGAAAATAGTATTAATTCACTAGAAGATAAGTGGAAAAAGATAGATATTTTGGTAAACTCAGCCGGATTAGCATTGGGGATGGATAAGATCCATGAAAGTGAATATAATTCATTTGACAATGTTGTAGATGTAAATATAAAGGGATTATTATATATGTCTAAAAAAATAATTTCTCTTATGTTGGAGGCCAAAGTGAATGGTCATGTGGTAAATTTAGGTTCCACAGCAGGAAGGGGAGCATATGCAGGTGGAGGAGTTTATTGTGCCAGCAAAGCGGCAGTAAAAACATTATCCGATGCCATGAGGATAGATCTTATAGATACTCCTATCAGGGTAACTAATATAGAACCGGGTATGGTAGAAACTCCGTTTTCAAATATTAGGTTTAGAGGAGATGACAAAAAAGCAGAAAATGTATATAAAGGGATAGAAGCATTAACTCCAGATGATGTAGCGGAAGTTATTGTATATACAACTTCACTGCCACAAAATGTACAGGTGTGTGAGCTTATGCTGACTCCTAATAAACAAGCTACAGGGCGAGATATCTATAAGCTCACAAATCTGGACGAAAAGTAA
- a CDS encoding GTP pyrophosphokinase: MDDLTHWVEEFQDNMQEYEIFIFHLQQKIERILKDNNIFYVKTEARVKSLDSFKRKLEMKKNKYQNPLEEMTDILGIRIITYYREDLDEILKLLKENFKIDYKNSTNKLQSLKYNEMGYLSLHYICKCKPSQKNLYGCTDFKFEVQIRTALQHIWAQIDHQLRYKTLANIPNKVQRKLFRISAMLESVDDEFDSIKHDVQVVENFYKDRFNEKEYSLRLDLSSINFYLKYNDRFIRSICKKLGVFHFNNFEVAKEEHLEKKLIKFALQFNKNRVIYIEELVNSIYKNTDIILDKLDKDTLKKINYVVNSSCSFVLTFLLLLNEDILEIQKIYKLTDSSLEKIKDLRKIILLGEPN; this comes from the coding sequence ATGGATGATCTTACCCACTGGGTTGAAGAGTTTCAAGATAATATGCAGGAATATGAAATATTTATATTTCACCTACAGCAAAAAATTGAAAGGATTCTAAAAGACAATAATATATTCTATGTAAAGACAGAGGCTCGTGTAAAAAGTCTGGATAGTTTTAAAAGAAAATTAGAAATGAAAAAAAATAAATATCAAAACCCTTTGGAAGAGATGACTGATATCTTAGGCATCCGTATAATCACATATTATAGGGAAGACCTCGATGAGATTTTAAAACTTCTCAAAGAAAACTTTAAGATCGATTATAAAAATTCAACAAATAAACTTCAAAGTTTAAAATATAACGAGATGGGCTATCTGTCTCTCCACTATATCTGCAAATGTAAACCCAGCCAAAAAAATCTTTATGGGTGCACTGATTTTAAATTTGAAGTACAGATACGAACTGCTCTACAGCATATTTGGGCTCAAATTGATCATCAGTTAAGATATAAAACCCTTGCCAATATACCAAATAAAGTTCAAAGAAAATTATTTAGAATAAGTGCCATGTTAGAAAGTGTCGATGATGAATTTGATTCTATTAAACACGACGTTCAAGTAGTCGAGAATTTTTATAAGGACAGATTTAATGAGAAAGAATACAGCCTTCGTTTGGATCTTTCCAGCATCAATTTCTATCTAAAATATAATGATAGGTTCATTCGTTCTATCTGCAAAAAATTAGGGGTCTTTCATTTCAATAATTTTGAAGTCGCAAAAGAGGAACATTTGGAGAAAAAATTGATTAAATTTGCACTTCAATTCAATAAGAATAGAGTAATTTATATTGAAGAATTAGTTAACAGTATCTACAAAAATACAGACATTATTCTAGATAAATTAGATAAAGATACCTTAAAAAAAATAAATTATGTGGTTAATTCCAGCTGTTCTTTTGTCTTAACATTTTTACTCCTACTAAATGAAGATATTTTAGAGATACAAAAAATCTATAAATTAACAGATTCCAGTTTAGAAAAGATTAAAGATCTCAGAAAGATTATTTTATTGGGAGAACCTAACTAA
- a CDS encoding acylphosphatase: MINKYIVYGRVQGVGFRYFVYKLSEKLKFNGSVKNLPDGSVEIVIDSNRQEEILKEIKKGNFFSHVENIIKTETLELSYDDFKILY, from the coding sequence ATGATTAATAAATATATTGTTTATGGTCGTGTACAGGGAGTAGGGTTTAGGTATTTTGTCTATAAATTATCCGAGAAGTTAAAATTTAATGGGAGTGTAAAAAACTTGCCTGATGGAAGTGTAGAAATAGTCATAGACAGTAACAGGCAGGAAGAGATCCTAAAGGAGATAAAAAAAGGTAACTTTTTCAGTCATGTTGAAAACATAATAAAAACAGAGACTCTAGAACTTAGTTACGATGATTTTAAGATTTTATATTAA
- a CDS encoding Ppx/GppA phosphatase family protein has translation MINTRVKKTRAVIDIGTNSCRLFIACMEDGKITNKILKLMEITRLGQDVDKTRILSQDAMDRTIETLKFYRKKIDDYGVEEVKVTATSATRDSKNREEFISRVKAETNLEIHCITGEEEGRLSFSGAVSEFDEKIMVFDIGGGSTEFILGDKNNIEYIESFNVGAVRLGEKFFKEKEELLNGEVWVKEILKKLSKYKDQSFKLVGVAGTVTTHVSVLLEMEEYDTDRIHMYRLTKKDILKNLDKFSKLSLEERKKIAGLHPKRAEVIIPGTYLLLWIMEVLERDEIIVSEADILEGMMTND, from the coding sequence ATGATTAATACTCGTGTAAAAAAAACTAGAGCTGTGATTGATATTGGAACTAATTCATGCAGGTTATTTATTGCCTGTATGGAAGATGGGAAGATCACAAATAAAATATTAAAATTAATGGAAATAACAAGATTAGGGCAAGATGTAGATAAAACCAGGATTTTAAGTCAGGATGCTATGGATAGAACCATAGAAACACTGAAATTTTATAGAAAAAAGATAGATGACTATGGTGTAGAGGAGGTAAAAGTTACTGCAACTTCTGCTACCCGTGATTCTAAAAATAGGGAAGAATTTATCTCCCGGGTAAAGGCAGAAACAAATCTCGAGATCCATTGTATTACAGGAGAAGAAGAGGGAAGGCTTAGTTTTTCTGGTGCGGTATCTGAATTTGATGAAAAAATTATGGTGTTTGATATAGGCGGTGGGAGTACCGAATTTATCCTAGGGGATAAAAATAATATTGAATATATAGAGAGTTTCAATGTAGGTGCAGTAAGGCTGGGGGAGAAATTCTTTAAGGAGAAAGAGGAACTTTTAAATGGCGAAGTTTGGGTAAAAGAAATTTTGAAAAAACTATCTAAGTATAAAGATCAGTCATTTAAATTGGTAGGAGTAGCTGGGACTGTTACTACCCATGTAAGTGTACTTTTAGAGATGGAGGAGTATGATACAGATAGGATCCATATGTATAGGCTGACTAAGAAAGATATCTTAAAAAATTTGGATAAGTTTTCAAAACTGTCACTGGAGGAGAGAAAAAAAATAGCAGGTTTACATCCAAAGAGAGCTGAGGTAATTATTCCAGGAACATATTTATTGTTGTGGATAATGGAAGTTTTAGAAAGGGATGAAATTATAGTTTCAGAGGCCGATATCTTAGAGGGCATGATGACCAATGATTAA